A section of the Clostridium felsineum DSM 794 genome encodes:
- a CDS encoding SGNH/GDSL hydrolase family protein, giving the protein MKKRFALLLIVFMMLLNVKFTVSASAVKTINSKTSQSLSKVLFIGRVDTSDPAGPKFAWSDTTIKANFKGTGISVNLKSAGDNWFNVIVDGKVQTPINVSTTTLSPIVLASGLTQGKHSIELVKRTEASVGEVQFLGFNVTEGKLLSAPKPSDKRIMFVGDSITCGYGNEGTSQYQSFTTKNENAYLAYGAVTGRLIGADSETVCWSGKGLVRNYGGNTTDLMPDLYDRILPYNTTLLWDSSKWIPQVVVINLGTNDFSIGAPDKTVFTSAYLKFISKIRGQYPKADIYCAVGPMLNGDNLTQARDYVKSTVDSEEALGDKKVHFIEFPMQDPANGYGEDWHPTVKTHEIMANQLANQIKADLGWNK; this is encoded by the coding sequence ATGAAAAAAAGATTTGCATTGCTATTAATTGTTTTTATGATGTTGTTAAATGTAAAATTTACAGTTAGTGCTTCTGCTGTTAAAACTATTAATTCAAAAACATCACAAAGCCTTTCTAAGGTTCTTTTTATTGGTAGGGTGGATACAAGCGACCCAGCTGGTCCAAAGTTCGCTTGGAGTGACACAACGATAAAAGCAAACTTTAAAGGAACTGGAATAAGTGTGAATTTAAAATCAGCAGGTGATAATTGGTTTAATGTAATAGTTGATGGAAAGGTTCAAACACCTATTAATGTATCAACTACAACTTTATCACCTATTGTTTTAGCATCAGGACTTACACAAGGAAAACATAGTATAGAATTAGTAAAAAGAACAGAGGCTTCAGTAGGAGAAGTGCAGTTCTTAGGCTTTAATGTTACTGAAGGAAAATTACTATCTGCGCCAAAACCTTCTGATAAGCGAATAATGTTTGTTGGAGATTCAATTACTTGTGGTTATGGCAATGAAGGGACAAGCCAATATCAATCCTTTACAACAAAAAATGAAAATGCTTACCTTGCTTACGGTGCTGTAACTGGTAGACTTATAGGTGCAGATTCAGAAACTGTCTGTTGGTCAGGAAAAGGATTAGTTCGTAACTATGGAGGCAATACTACAGATTTGATGCCTGATCTGTATGATAGAATATTACCTTACAATACAACACTTCTTTGGGATTCTAGCAAGTGGATTCCTCAAGTTGTAGTTATTAATCTTGGAACAAACGATTTTAGTATAGGCGCTCCAGATAAAACAGTATTTACTTCAGCATATTTAAAATTTATTTCTAAAATTCGTGGGCAATATCCTAAGGCCGATATTTATTGTGCGGTAGGACCTATGCTGAATGGGGATAATCTTACACAAGCAAGAGACTATGTTAAGAGTACAGTAGATTCAGAAGAGGCATTGGGAGATAAAAAAGTTCATTTTATTGAGTTTCCTATGCAGGATCC
- a CDS encoding branched-chain amino acid transporter permease: protein MSMTLIQKIIIICMVILGTVITRFLPFVIFSSDKQTPKYVQYLGRVLPSAALGMLVVYCLKDVSLFGGNHGIPEFISIIFVGLLHMWKRQMLISIAGGTILYMILIQFVF from the coding sequence TTGTCAATGACGTTAATACAAAAAATTATTATAATTTGTATGGTTATATTAGGTACTGTGATAACTCGTTTTTTACCTTTTGTTATTTTTAGCTCGGACAAGCAGACTCCTAAATATGTTCAATATCTGGGAAGGGTACTTCCATCAGCAGCATTAGGAATGTTGGTTGTTTACTGTTTAAAGGACGTAAGTTTATTTGGAGGCAATCATGGTATTCCAGAATTTATTTCGATTATATTTGTTGGTTTGCTTCATATGTGGAAAAGACAAATGTTAATTTCAATTGCTGGAGGAACTATTTTATACATGATTTTAATTCAGTTTGTGTTTTAA
- the azlC gene encoding azaleucine resistance protein AzlC, producing the protein MKKNNYIKKAFVTAFPHTIPIFAGFLFLGIAYGIYMNVSGFSPIYPMIMSLTIFAGSVEFVAVNLLMGSFNPLGALFMTLMINARHLFYGISMLNKFKGIGIKKFYLIFGMCDESFSINYAANIPDDVDNGWFMFFVTMLNHLYWFLGATIGGIFGALVKFNTKGLDFVMTALFVVIFLEQWRKEDKHESSLMGLGFSLICLSIFGGKSFIIPSMVMIIAILTLFRKTLDKAGECNCQ; encoded by the coding sequence ATGAAAAAAAATAATTATATTAAAAAAGCTTTTGTTACGGCATTTCCACATACAATTCCTATATTTGCAGGTTTTTTGTTTTTAGGAATTGCTTATGGAATTTATATGAATGTATCAGGGTTTAGTCCTATATATCCTATGATTATGAGTTTAACTATTTTTGCTGGATCTGTAGAATTTGTGGCAGTTAATCTTTTAATGGGATCATTTAATCCACTAGGTGCACTTTTTATGACTTTAATGATAAATGCACGCCACTTATTTTATGGAATTTCAATGCTTAATAAATTTAAGGGAATAGGAATTAAAAAATTTTATCTAATTTTTGGTATGTGTGATGAATCATTTTCTATAAATTATGCAGCTAATATTCCAGATGATGTGGACAATGGTTGGTTTATGTTTTTTGTGACAATGCTTAATCATCTGTATTGGTTTTTGGGAGCTACTATTGGTGGAATTTTTGGAGCTTTAGTTAAATTCAATACAAAGGGACTTGATTTTGTAATGACTGCGCTTTTTGTAGTGATTTTTCTTGAGCAGTGGAGGAAGGAAGATAAACATGAAAGTTCATTAATGGGATTAGGATTTTCTCTTATTTGTCTTAGTATATTTGGAGGAAAAAGTTTCATTATTCCATCAATGGTAATGATAATTGCAATTCTTACTTTATTTAGAAAAACTTTAGATAAGGCAGGTGAATGTAATTGTCAATGA
- a CDS encoding PLP-dependent aminotransferase family protein, with the protein MPINSFENYPMSWKPNKCNLKRPFYLSIAEALENDIHNGFLAPGTKLPPQRELADFLDINFTTITRSYKICELKGLIYAVTGKGTFVSPNATKCITISTNSFSGSINLGFVASFECCNSMILDTTKKIMEKHYLEKLLNYDNPTGIPHQKKAALNWMENFGIHTDTEHLAIVSGAQNALAITLFSLFEPGNRIAVDLYTYSNFIELSKIFHLQLVPIKNDENGMLPEELETQCRKNSIHGIFLMPSCSNPTTIIISNSRKLELAKVIKKFNLIVIEDDIHAFLTAGTIEDYKQPIFELLPEQTIYICSTSKAICSGLRIAYIVFAERFKKRILQAIFNINVKTSSLDSEIVTELILSGKANEIVNKKKKLAEAANNIFSKYFPSVPIIGHPLSFYRWLPISNNINQKIEENLLKKGVNVFHSNRFLSASTANDKYLRIALSSTSSLNELEIGLKILSTQI; encoded by the coding sequence ATGCCTATTAATTCTTTTGAAAATTACCCCATGTCTTGGAAACCAAATAAATGCAATTTAAAACGACCTTTTTATTTATCTATTGCTGAAGCTTTAGAAAATGATATACATAATGGTTTTCTAGCTCCAGGTACAAAACTTCCACCACAAAGAGAACTTGCTGATTTTTTAGATATTAACTTTACAACAATAACACGCTCCTACAAAATATGCGAGTTAAAGGGATTAATCTATGCTGTTACTGGAAAAGGAACTTTTGTTTCTCCTAATGCCACTAAATGTATAACTATTTCCACTAATAGTTTTTCTGGTAGTATAAACCTTGGCTTCGTTGCCTCCTTTGAATGCTGTAATTCTATGATATTAGATACTACTAAAAAAATTATGGAAAAACATTATTTAGAGAAGCTTCTCAATTATGATAATCCAACTGGAATACCTCATCAAAAAAAAGCTGCCTTGAATTGGATGGAAAATTTCGGAATACATACTGACACGGAACATTTAGCTATTGTTTCAGGCGCTCAAAATGCATTAGCAATTACTTTATTTTCACTATTTGAACCTGGAAATCGTATTGCAGTTGACCTGTATACCTATTCAAATTTCATTGAGCTGTCAAAAATATTTCATTTACAGCTAGTTCCTATTAAGAATGATGAAAACGGTATGTTACCAGAGGAATTAGAAACTCAATGTCGTAAAAACTCTATACACGGTATATTCTTAATGCCATCTTGTTCTAATCCTACAACTATAATAATTTCAAATAGTCGTAAACTTGAATTAGCTAAGGTTATAAAAAAATTCAACCTCATTGTAATAGAAGATGACATTCACGCTTTTTTAACCGCTGGAACTATTGAGGATTATAAACAACCTATTTTTGAATTACTTCCTGAACAAACCATATATATCTGCAGCACTTCAAAAGCCATTTGTTCTGGACTTAGAATAGCTTATATAGTTTTTGCAGAGCGATTTAAAAAAAGGATATTACAAGCTATTTTCAATATAAACGTTAAAACTTCATCATTGGATAGTGAAATCGTAACAGAACTTATTTTATCAGGTAAAGCAAATGAAATAGTGAATAAAAAAAAGAAATTAGCAGAAGCTGCTAACAATATATTTTCAAAATATTTTCCCAGTGTTCCTATTATTGGTCACCCTCTTAGCTTTTATAGATGGCTCCCAATTTCAAATAATATTAATCAAAAAATTGAAGAAAACCTTTTAAAAAAAGGAGTTAATGTGTTCCATTCAAATCGATTTCTTAGCGCTTCAACTGCGAATGATAAATATCTACGTATTGCACTTTCTTCAACAAGTTCATTAAATGAATTAGAAATTGGTTTAAAAATTTTAAGCACACAAATATAA
- a CDS encoding sensor histidine kinase: MYKILFFISVGIILILILLIISTVTKINYIKKILEDVIAGNFSRKIMINNNFKFIANLVSNINLITDKLQEAKNDNLEKADIMSKMVSNISHDFKTPLTSLIGYVELIKQSKNLSLGEINEYLDIIHNKACYLNSTLENFFYLSRLEANDEKFNIQKINLSDVIQEQVLFFYNDFKTIGITPVLECTKEEVYVLADRVSVGRILNNLLSNSLKYGRDGNKVGIHIYEDKDYIYTEVWNNGKGIDKKDLPLVFNRLYTAEESRNSKLSGNGIGLSIVKELVKGNKGSISVKSISFKKTAFTFSLPKINL, from the coding sequence ATGTATAAAATATTATTTTTTATTTCTGTAGGGATAATTTTAATACTTATTCTTTTAATAATATCTACAGTTACGAAAATAAATTATATTAAAAAAATTTTGGAAGATGTGATAGCAGGAAACTTTAGCAGAAAGATTATGATAAATAATAATTTTAAATTTATAGCTAATTTAGTTAGTAATATAAATTTAATTACTGATAAACTTCAAGAAGCTAAAAATGATAATTTAGAAAAAGCCGACATAATGTCAAAAATGGTTTCAAATATATCTCATGACTTTAAAACTCCACTTACCTCACTTATTGGGTATGTTGAACTTATAAAGCAAAGCAAAAACTTGAGTTTAGGGGAAATAAACGAATATTTAGATATTATACATAATAAGGCCTGTTATTTAAATTCAACCTTAGAAAACTTTTTTTATTTATCTAGATTAGAAGCCAATGATGAAAAATTTAATATACAGAAAATAAATCTTAGTGATGTAATACAAGAACAGGTTCTGTTTTTTTATAATGATTTTAAAACTATAGGAATAACTCCTGTCTTAGAATGTACCAAAGAAGAAGTTTATGTTTTGGCAGATAGGGTATCTGTGGGAAGAATACTTAATAACTTGCTTTCTAATAGCTTAAAGTATGGGAGGGATGGGAATAAAGTGGGGATACATATATATGAGGACAAAGATTATATTTACACTGAGGTTTGGAATAACGGAAAAGGTATTGATAAAAAAGATTTGCCATTAGTATTTAATAGATTATATACGGCTGAAGAGTCAAGGAATTCAAAGTTAAGTGGAAATGGTATTGGTCTTAGTATAGTTAAAGAACTGGTTAAGGGAAACAAGGGAAGCATAAGTGTAAAAAGTATTTCTTTCAAGAAAACAGCTTTTACATTTTCGCTTCCCAAAATTAATTTATGA
- a CDS encoding response regulator transcription factor has product MDSKNRVEILVVEDDKEISRLIDKILLNEGFCVVKAYDGESAMDNFLHDKDKIKLIVLDLMVPFIDGFEIIRRIRQKSTVPILVISAKSKEMDKVSAISMGADDYIVKPFSLNEFVARVKALIRRYLYFSGEEMSSDNIVNYKELTVNIQDYSITKEGKAIKITPIEFEILKLFLLNPKKVFTKSQIYDSIWGKDPIRNDNTIMVHIKRLRDKIENDTSCPKYIETVWGIGYKLGE; this is encoded by the coding sequence ATGGATAGTAAAAATAGAGTTGAAATTTTAGTTGTTGAGGATGATAAAGAAATAAGTAGACTTATTGATAAGATTTTATTGAACGAAGGGTTCTGTGTAGTAAAGGCATACGATGGAGAAAGTGCTATGGATAATTTTTTGCATGATAAGGACAAAATTAAATTAATTGTATTAGATTTGATGGTTCCTTTTATAGATGGTTTTGAAATAATAAGAAGGATTAGACAAAAAAGCACAGTACCGATACTTGTTATATCAGCTAAAAGTAAAGAGATGGATAAAGTTTCTGCTATTAGCATGGGAGCAGATGATTATATTGTAAAACCATTTTCACTAAATGAATTTGTAGCAAGGGTAAAGGCACTTATAAGAAGGTATTTGTATTTTAGTGGAGAGGAAATGTCTAGTGATAATATTGTTAATTATAAAGAACTCACTGTAAATATTCAGGATTACTCTATTACTAAGGAAGGCAAAGCAATAAAAATAACTCCTATAGAATTTGAAATACTAAAATTATTTCTGTTAAATCCTAAAAAGGTATTTACCAAATCTCAAATATACGACAGTATTTGGGGAAAAGATCCAATAAGAAATGACAATACAATTATGGTTCACATAAAAAGACTTAGAGATAAAATAGAAAATGATACAAGTTGTCCTAAATATATAGAAACTGTTTGGGGAATAGGATATAAGTTGGGGGAATAA
- a CDS encoding ABC transporter permease yields the protein MFDFIYIEILKVKKSKVILCLILTAVILPAIWFFLSLFFYPHSSWISSSIEVEDFMFLILETLIFILLSNYVFVKEYSYGTKEIEYAYPVNRINIYVSKVLVTYVILIVIYIVHFFIVFLGLTVTMAMFHIKNILFTHFKAYMLSILFQFCVVPIMVIIGNALKRYSYSILISIFIYFFSIVLFSLNKYRNWPFIFQYIPVLNVNNIGSKANSIYILMTFIGTFILGAVQYWKMNENKII from the coding sequence ATGTTTGATTTTATTTATATAGAAATATTAAAAGTAAAAAAATCAAAAGTAATATTATGCTTGATACTAACTGCTGTAATTTTACCGGCAATATGGTTTTTTTTATCTTTATTTTTCTATCCACATTCTAGTTGGATATCATCTTCCATAGAAGTGGAGGATTTTATGTTTCTAATTTTAGAGACTCTTATTTTTATACTACTATCTAATTATGTATTTGTAAAAGAATATTCATATGGAACTAAAGAAATAGAATACGCTTATCCAGTAAATAGAATCAATATATATGTAAGTAAAGTTTTAGTAACTTATGTAATATTAATAGTTATTTACATCGTACATTTTTTTATAGTATTTCTTGGATTGACAGTTACAATGGCTATGTTTCATATAAAAAACATATTATTCACTCATTTTAAAGCGTATATGCTTTCAATATTATTTCAATTTTGTGTTGTACCCATTATGGTTATTATAGGAAATGCATTGAAAAGATATTCTTATTCAATCTTAATATCAATTTTTATTTATTTTTTTTCTATTGTATTGTTTTCATTAAACAAATATAGAAACTGGCCATTTATTTTTCAGTACATACCTGTTTTAAATGTTAATAATATTGGAAGTAAAGCTAATAGCATTTATATCTTAATGACTTTTATAGGTACATTTATTCTAGGTGCAGTTCAGTATTGGAAAATGAACGAAAATAAAATTATATAA
- a CDS encoding ABC transporter ATP-binding protein, translated as MENILKTNNLLKKYKDKIAVNKVNITINRGDIYGFLGENGAGKTATIKMIMGQEKSDEGTIELFGETININSYIHKNRIGILPEKQIFYPMLTAKENLEIHRRYLGVQNKKKIDEVLSLVKLNGISKSVDKFSTEMKQRLGLARALLNEPELLILDELTKGLDTAAINEIKQIIITLNKRKNVTVLVCSNKFHEVENWVSKVGIIHRGNLVKEVLYKDLNQKNRVYLKLRVSNLEKACVILEKNCCISNYKIFKNNSILIFEKLDNVEDINKQLVDNGIGISELKIHTENIEDYFFRLIKGEKYV; from the coding sequence ATGGAGAATATATTAAAAACCAATAATCTATTAAAAAAGTATAAGGATAAAATTGCAGTAAATAAGGTAAACATAACAATTAATAGAGGGGATATTTACGGCTTTTTAGGTGAGAATGGAGCAGGTAAAACAGCTACTATAAAAATGATAATGGGACAAGAAAAATCAGACGAAGGAACTATAGAACTTTTTGGAGAGACAATAAATATAAATTCATACATTCATAAAAACAGAATAGGCATTTTACCAGAAAAGCAAATTTTTTATCCTATGCTTACAGCAAAAGAAAATCTTGAAATCCATAGAAGATATCTGGGAGTACAAAATAAAAAGAAAATAGATGAAGTTTTAAGTTTAGTGAAATTAAATGGAATAAGTAAAAGTGTAGATAAATTTTCAACAGAGATGAAACAGAGATTAGGGCTTGCACGGGCCCTTCTTAATGAACCTGAACTTTTGATTTTAGATGAACTCACAAAAGGACTAGACACAGCAGCTATAAATGAAATAAAACAAATTATTATAACACTTAATAAAAGAAAAAATGTTACGGTGCTTGTTTGTAGTAACAAATTTCATGAGGTTGAGAATTGGGTTAGCAAAGTAGGAATAATCCATAGAGGGAATTTAGTAAAGGAAGTTTTATATAAGGATTTAAACCAAAAAAATAGAGTATATTTAAAACTTAGGGTAAGTAATTTAGAAAAAGCTTGTGTAATTTTAGAAAAGAATTGCTGCATAAGTAATTACAAAATTTTTAAGAATAATAGCATTCTCATCTTTGAAAAATTAGATAATGTAGAAGATATAAACAAGCAGTTAGTTGATAATGGAATTGGAATTAGCGAACTAAAAATTCATACTGAAAATATTGAAGATTATTTTTTTAGACTTATTAAAGGAGAAAAGTATGTTTGA
- a CDS encoding ABC transporter ATP-binding protein codes for MSEFSIEVKNIYKSFKLKRETVDILKGVSFNVRKGEFLSIMGPSGGGKSTLLYILGGLDVPSKGNIIIGGKDIYQMKEKEKCIMRRRKMGFVFQFYNLVPNLSVEDNIMLPMLIDGKKPRNLKNELNKILEITEMSHRRKHKPAELSGGQQQRVAISRALIFNPEIILADEPIGNLDSKTGNEIMKLFKNINREFNKTIVQVTHSEESAAFGTDILKLRDGEIELKEMLA; via the coding sequence ATGAGTGAATTTTCTATAGAAGTTAAAAATATTTATAAGTCTTTTAAACTAAAAAGAGAAACAGTTGACATATTGAAAGGTGTAAGTTTTAATGTAAGGAAGGGAGAATTTTTATCAATAATGGGGCCTTCTGGTGGAGGAAAATCTACGCTGTTATACATACTTGGAGGACTTGATGTTCCATCAAAGGGAAATATAATAATAGGTGGAAAAGATATATACCAAATGAAAGAAAAAGAAAAATGTATTATGAGAAGAAGAAAAATGGGTTTTGTTTTTCAATTTTATAATTTGGTTCCTAATTTGTCTGTTGAGGATAATATAATGCTTCCAATGCTTATAGATGGTAAAAAACCAAGAAACCTTAAAAATGAGTTGAATAAAATACTTGAGATTACTGAAATGAGCCATAGAAGAAAACATAAGCCAGCAGAGCTTTCTGGAGGTCAGCAGCAAAGGGTAGCTATATCAAGAGCGCTTATATTTAATCCAGAGATAATATTAGCGGATGAGCCTATAGGTAATTTGGATTCAAAAACTGGAAATGAAATAATGAAGTTATTTAAAAACATTAATAGAGAATTTAATAAAACGATAGTTCAAGTTACTCATTCAGAAGAGTCAGCAGCATTTGGAACAGATATACTTAAACTTCGAGATGGGGAAATTGAATTAAAAGAAATGCTGGCATAA